A region from the Benincasa hispida cultivar B227 chromosome 12, ASM972705v1, whole genome shotgun sequence genome encodes:
- the LOC120068583 gene encoding E3 ubiquitin-protein ligase CSU1-like has translation MPQRHSKNNNDLAFFTYDEKRKLGYGTQKERLGKDSIKPFDVCCLCLKPFIDPMCCQKGHTFCKQCILECLLAQKKDNQRKLAAYTAQQKQEKEEAEEKLMQQKARELDAFDQQNHGAVPQYNDRNQSRDKNGFHGANSVKVTSYEEEALRTMKAFWLPSATPEAPVKAGAPSSSTFCPEGNEKLKLKSLFPIHFTEDNSEQKKSKSYDVTYICPSCKVTLTNTMSLVALTTCGHVFCKKCADKFMAVDKVCLVCNKGCKVRDLVNLEKGGTGFAGHGDSLEARDFKHLGSGSGLGLVRPAMKT, from the exons ATGCCTCAGAGACACTCGAAGAACAATAACGATTTAGCCTTCTTCACCTATGATGAGAAGCGGAAGCTCGGCTACGGAACCCAGAAAGAGAGACTCGGGAAGGACTCCATCAAACCTTTCGATGTCTGTTGCTTATGCTTGAAACCCTTCATCGACCCCATGTGCTGCCAAAAGGGTCACACCTTTTGTAAACAATGCATTCTTGAGTGCCTTTTGGCTCAGAAGAAGGATAATCAGAG GAAGCTTGCTGCATATACTGCTCAACAAAAGCAAGAGAAGGAAGAAGCAGAAGAGAAACTAATGCAGCAGAAAGCTAGAGAACTTGATGCATTCGATCAACAAAACCATGGTGCTGTACCACAATACAACGATCGAAACCAAAGTCGGGACAAGAATGGTTTCCATGGGGCAAATAGTGTAAAGGTTACTTCTTATGAAGAAGAAGCACTCCGAACCATGAAGGCATTTTGGCTGCCTTCAGCTACACCAGAAGCTCCTGTTAAAGCAGGAGCCCCTTCAAGCAGTACATTCTGTCCAGAAGGAAATGAGAAACTTAAGCTAAAGTCCCTTTTTCCTATACATTTCACAGAGGACAATAGTGAGcagaagaaatcaaaatcttATGATGTTACATACATATGCCCTAGTTGTAAGGTTACTCTAACAAACACAATGTCTCTTGTGGCCTTAACTACATGTGGCCATGTCTTCTGTAAGAAATGTGCTGATAAGTTTATGGCAGTGGACAAAGTTTGTCTTGTGTGCAACAAGGGATGTAAAGTAAGGGATTTGGTGAACTTGGAGAAAGGAGGCACAGGGTTTGCTGGCCATGGGGATTCACTTGAAGCAAGAGATTTCAAGCATTTAGGAAGTGGTTCTGGTTTGGGGCTGGTGAGGCCTGCCATGAAGACTTAA